The following proteins come from a genomic window of Spongiibacter tropicus DSM 19543:
- a CDS encoding DUF2164 domain-containing protein has translation MMQFSKQEREALCETLKSYMAEELDRELGQFEVEFLLDFISDNLGAYFYNRGLYDAQTVLSGRIDELNDAILALEKTPGR, from the coding sequence ATGATGCAATTTTCAAAACAGGAGCGAGAAGCCCTCTGCGAGACGCTTAAAAGCTATATGGCAGAGGAACTGGACCGGGAGTTGGGGCAGTTCGAAGTGGAGTTTCTGCTCGATTTCATCAGCGACAATCTCGGCGCCTATTTCTACAACCGAGGCCTTTACGATGCTCAGACGGTGCTGAGTGGCCGCATCGACGAACTCAATGACGCCATTCTGGCGCTGGAGAAGACCCCCGGCCGCTAA
- a CDS encoding SulP family inorganic anion transporter, whose translation MKTELSLREIKSDLPASIVVFFVALPLCLGIALASGAPLFSGIIAGIVGGVIVGAASGSRLGVSGPAAGLAVIVFDAITTLGTWEIFLCAVVLAGIIQLALGFFRAGFIAYFFPSSVIAGMLTGIGLLIIIKQIPYLFGWHSDFLGEQTFFHANGENTLSAISHAFDMMSPIALTISAVSLVLLVLWDKVLAKQHRIFKLIQGPIAVVLLGILVSFLLTQNGAGLDSSQLVVLPELGSFSAFAQELSFPDFSAVFSWEVISIAFVIAIVASIETLLSVEATDKLDPQKQVTPTNRELKAQGLGNICSGLIGGLPITQVIVRSSANITFGAKTKLSSILHGFMLLISVVSIGSLLNYIPLASLAAVLIIVGYKLATPSVFAVMFRNGAEQYAPFVTTIAVMLFTDLLTGVLAGLAVSVFFTLKHSYRNDYHFKDTVSSDGEYETHHIVMAEEVSFFNKPSILKKLNEIPENSQLILDFSNSKSVAFDVIELVRNYIDQAQYRNIKVETIKFQPDPQ comes from the coding sequence ATGAAGACAGAGTTATCTCTCCGGGAGATCAAGAGTGATCTTCCGGCCAGTATCGTCGTTTTCTTTGTCGCCCTTCCGCTATGTCTCGGTATTGCGCTGGCCTCCGGCGCACCGCTGTTTTCAGGCATCATCGCCGGGATTGTCGGCGGCGTCATCGTCGGCGCTGCCAGTGGCTCCCGACTCGGGGTCAGTGGTCCCGCTGCAGGGCTGGCGGTCATCGTATTTGATGCGATTACCACGCTGGGCACCTGGGAAATCTTCCTCTGCGCCGTGGTGCTGGCGGGCATTATCCAGTTGGCACTGGGCTTTTTTCGCGCGGGGTTTATCGCCTATTTTTTTCCCTCATCAGTGATCGCGGGCATGCTCACCGGTATTGGTCTGCTCATTATCATCAAGCAGATCCCCTACCTGTTCGGCTGGCATAGCGACTTCCTCGGTGAGCAGACCTTCTTCCACGCCAACGGCGAGAACACCCTTTCAGCCATTTCCCACGCATTCGACATGATGTCGCCGATTGCGCTGACGATCTCGGCGGTATCGCTGGTGTTGCTGGTGCTCTGGGATAAGGTGCTGGCAAAACAGCACCGCATCTTCAAGCTGATTCAGGGCCCGATCGCGGTGGTTTTGCTGGGCATTCTGGTCTCATTCCTGCTCACTCAGAACGGTGCCGGACTCGATAGCAGTCAGCTCGTTGTGCTGCCAGAGCTGGGCAGCTTCTCCGCCTTCGCTCAGGAGCTGTCGTTCCCGGATTTCTCGGCGGTATTCAGCTGGGAAGTGATCAGCATTGCGTTTGTGATTGCCATCGTCGCCAGTATTGAAACGCTGCTGAGTGTCGAGGCCACCGACAAGCTGGACCCGCAGAAGCAGGTCACACCGACTAACCGCGAGCTCAAGGCGCAGGGACTGGGTAATATTTGTTCGGGCCTGATCGGCGGCTTGCCTATCACCCAGGTGATCGTGCGCAGCTCGGCCAATATCACCTTTGGCGCCAAGACCAAGCTGTCGTCCATCCTCCACGGCTTCATGCTGCTGATCAGTGTGGTCAGCATCGGTTCGCTGCTGAATTACATTCCGCTGGCGTCACTGGCGGCGGTGTTGATTATTGTCGGCTACAAGCTGGCAACCCCCAGCGTATTCGCGGTGATGTTCCGCAACGGTGCCGAGCAGTATGCGCCGTTTGTGACGACTATCGCGGTGATGCTGTTTACCGATCTGCTGACCGGTGTATTGGCGGGACTGGCAGTGAGTGTGTTCTTTACACTGAAACACAGCTACCGGAACGACTATCACTTCAAGGATACGGTGTCTTCTGACGGCGAGTATGAAACCCACCATATTGTGATGGCGGAAGAAGTCTCGTTCTTCAACAAGCCCAGCATTCTGAAGAAGCTGAATGAAATCCCCGAAAACTCCCAACTGATTCTGGACTTTTCCAATTCCAAATCCGTGGCCTTCGACGTGATCGAGCTGGTGCGGAATTATATTGATCAAGCCCAGTACCGGAATATCAAGGTCGAAACCATCAAGTTTCAACCCGATCCCCAGTAG
- a CDS encoding saccharopine dehydrogenase family protein yields the protein MSDTPKILIYGASGYTGKLVAECLAQRNLPFYFVGRNQQKLEDALAIVEERLGHKAPATIVRANNDKAELAPLFEKVEVVINVAGPFMQLAWPVVEACLENNCHYLDTTGEQDFVIAVRDKYGKAFAEKNLLLNPANSYMWAAGALAAEVVLETEGVDTLDITYQINNALPSQASTKSFLRMVNNPQYMIKDGEMVEWQGDRHFTVSVPHLSQPVLALPWSGGCEPAWYEHDDRVRNCRVLTAFGDEIIENVVAVIHRFQEESKGMTQEQKEELTNRYGDEMTPAEPPKDCRDLHRTVITCIGQGRQVTTVFPLSLNAPYTFTGEICAEGAERLLNGQLKAVGFQSATGAFGHRELLQRFHELGYTNLPG from the coding sequence ATGTCAGACACACCGAAAATCCTTATCTATGGCGCCAGCGGTTACACCGGCAAACTCGTTGCCGAGTGTCTAGCTCAGCGCAATCTGCCGTTCTACTTCGTCGGTCGCAACCAGCAAAAACTGGAAGATGCGCTGGCCATTGTCGAAGAGCGACTGGGCCACAAAGCCCCAGCCACCATCGTTCGCGCCAACAACGACAAAGCCGAACTGGCTCCCCTGTTTGAAAAAGTCGAAGTCGTGATCAACGTTGCCGGCCCCTTCATGCAGCTCGCCTGGCCAGTTGTCGAAGCCTGCCTGGAAAACAACTGTCACTACCTCGACACCACCGGCGAGCAAGACTTTGTTATCGCGGTACGCGACAAGTACGGCAAAGCCTTTGCCGAGAAAAACCTGCTGTTGAACCCCGCCAACTCCTACATGTGGGCAGCGGGTGCGCTGGCGGCTGAAGTCGTGCTGGAAACTGAAGGCGTCGACACCCTGGACATCACCTACCAGATCAACAACGCACTGCCTTCACAAGCCTCAACCAAATCCTTCCTGCGCATGGTAAACAACCCGCAGTACATGATTAAAGACGGCGAAATGGTGGAATGGCAGGGCGACCGTCACTTTACCGTGAGCGTTCCCCACCTGTCGCAGCCCGTGCTGGCATTGCCGTGGAGCGGAGGCTGTGAACCCGCTTGGTACGAACACGACGACCGCGTGCGCAACTGCCGTGTACTGACCGCCTTCGGTGACGAAATCATCGAAAACGTGGTAGCGGTTATCCACCGCTTCCAAGAAGAATCCAAGGGCATGACCCAGGAGCAGAAAGAAGAGCTGACCAACCGCTACGGCGACGAAATGACCCCCGCCGAACCGCCGAAAGACTGCCGCGATCTGCACCGCACCGTCATCACCTGTATCGGTCAGGGTCGTCAGGTCACTACCGTGTTCCCGCTGTCGCTGAACGCGCCCTACACCTTCACCGGCGAAATCTGCGCCGAAGGTGCCGAGCGTCTGCTCAACGGCCAACTCAAAGCCGTCGGCTTCCAAAGCGCCACCGGCGCCTTTGGTCACCGCGAGCTGCTCCAGCGATTCCACGAACTGGGATATACCAACCTGCCCGGGTAA
- a CDS encoding hydrogen peroxide-inducible genes activator gives MILAKKSPSLRQLQYFLSVAEFGSYRRAAEELGVSQPALTSQIASLEAMLGLTLLERSRNGTLPSPEGRELLQQAREVLLAMRGFSDSAELLSLGHQTTYKLGIPPTVGPYLLPNVLGELHERYHDMKLYVREGAPRALQQELIEGGLDLAIVPLPLVSPDLAIEPLFTEPLKFVVPAEHRLAGRQVVTPSQLRGESVLVLEEKHHFHHQVHDLCDKLGATVLRDYEGTSLDTLRQMVVMGLGVAFLPGLYVHSEMHIPEALHVCELKSMPINRQHALVWRASAPGRIFYRELAAYLRNIIKQRLGDVVSVF, from the coding sequence GTGATTCTCGCCAAGAAATCGCCCAGCCTGAGGCAGCTCCAGTATTTCCTGTCGGTGGCTGAGTTCGGTAGTTATCGGCGTGCTGCTGAGGAGCTGGGCGTCAGTCAGCCCGCACTGACCAGCCAGATTGCCAGCCTGGAGGCCATGCTCGGGCTCACCCTGTTGGAGCGCTCACGTAACGGTACGCTGCCCTCGCCAGAGGGGCGGGAGTTACTCCAACAGGCGAGAGAGGTATTGCTTGCCATGCGTGGCTTCAGCGACAGTGCCGAACTGTTATCCCTCGGCCACCAGACCACCTACAAACTGGGCATTCCGCCCACGGTGGGGCCGTATCTGTTGCCCAACGTACTGGGTGAGCTGCACGAGCGCTATCACGATATGAAGCTCTATGTGCGAGAGGGGGCGCCGAGGGCATTGCAGCAGGAACTCATCGAGGGCGGGTTGGATCTCGCCATTGTTCCTCTGCCCCTGGTCTCGCCTGATCTGGCAATAGAACCCCTGTTCACCGAGCCCTTAAAGTTTGTGGTGCCCGCTGAACACCGTCTGGCAGGTAGGCAGGTCGTAACCCCCTCACAACTGCGCGGCGAGAGCGTGCTGGTGCTGGAGGAAAAGCACCACTTCCACCATCAGGTGCACGACCTGTGCGACAAACTGGGGGCGACGGTCTTGCGGGATTATGAAGGCACCAGTCTCGATACCCTGCGGCAGATGGTGGTCATGGGGCTGGGTGTGGCATTTCTGCCGGGCCTATATGTGCACTCGGAAATGCACATCCCCGAGGCGCTGCACGTCTGTGAGCTTAAATCCATGCCCATCAACCGTCAGCATGCATTGGTCTGGCGGGCGTCAGCACCGGGGCGGATATTCTACCGGGAGCTGGCCGCCTATCTCAGAAACATCATCAAGCAGCGGCTGGGTGATGTCGTTAGTGTCTTCTAA
- a CDS encoding DUF2007 domain-containing protein, whose translation MLKTIAHYSFPYEAHIARAKLESEGIPAFVADENTINMQWLYSNAMGGVRLQVPPPFVEQALALLGEDCSELVEEQQGVEAEACELCGSRNTEPFQRGRRWAFLVFLGLDFPLFPARNTHRCRDCGHINKHAAD comes from the coding sequence ATGCTTAAGACCATTGCCCACTACTCCTTTCCCTACGAGGCGCATATTGCCAGGGCCAAGCTGGAGTCGGAGGGCATTCCCGCGTTTGTTGCTGACGAAAACACCATCAACATGCAGTGGTTGTATTCCAACGCCATGGGCGGTGTGCGTTTGCAGGTGCCGCCACCCTTTGTCGAGCAGGCGTTGGCACTGTTGGGCGAAGATTGCAGCGAGCTGGTTGAGGAGCAGCAGGGGGTAGAAGCCGAGGCCTGCGAACTTTGCGGCAGTCGCAACACAGAGCCGTTTCAGCGGGGAAGACGATGGGCGTTTCTGGTCTTTCTCGGCTTGGATTTTCCGCTGTTTCCCGCCAGAAATACCCACCGTTGCCGCGACTGCGGGCACATCAACAAACACGCCGCAGACTAA
- a CDS encoding SDR family NAD(P)-dependent oxidoreductase, with translation MLLQNKVALITGAGSGIGRACALTFAADGARVAVLDYDRDSAEETVALVRQAGGEALAIHANVAKEAEQRQAVNDCVEHFGALHCAVNNAALGGGFAPLTEFEEKRWQLAQDVTLKGVWLGMKYQIPAMLAAGGGAIVNIASLSGVRGEALQIAYSAAKGGVLAATRTAAAEFAQRGVRVNAINPGAVRTPALQMYFDSVADAEAETAGVHAMRRVGEPHEIADAAAYLCSDRASFITGAKLDVDGGVMVNPHTL, from the coding sequence GCTGACCTTCGCGGCCGATGGCGCGCGAGTGGCGGTGTTGGACTACGACCGTGACAGCGCTGAGGAGACCGTGGCACTGGTTCGTCAGGCGGGCGGCGAGGCATTGGCGATCCACGCCAATGTGGCAAAAGAGGCCGAGCAACGCCAGGCTGTTAACGATTGCGTTGAACACTTTGGCGCGCTGCACTGTGCGGTTAACAATGCTGCGCTGGGCGGGGGCTTTGCGCCGCTCACCGAGTTTGAGGAAAAGCGCTGGCAACTGGCGCAGGACGTAACCCTGAAAGGCGTCTGGCTGGGAATGAAATACCAGATACCCGCCATGCTGGCAGCCGGGGGCGGGGCGATCGTTAATATTGCCTCGCTCTCCGGCGTGCGCGGTGAAGCCCTCCAAATTGCCTACAGTGCGGCAAAAGGGGGTGTGCTGGCCGCTACGCGCACGGCGGCGGCGGAATTTGCCCAGCGCGGTGTTCGGGTAAATGCCATTAATCCCGGCGCGGTACGCACACCGGCCTTGCAGATGTATTTCGATTCGGTGGCGGACGCCGAAGCGGAAACGGCGGGTGTTCATGCCATGCGACGGGTGGGCGAGCCCCACGAAATTGCCGATGCGGCGGCGTATCTCTGCTCGGATCGTGCGTCGTTTATTACTGGCGCAAAGCTGGATGTAGATGGCGGGGTGATGGTCAATCCACACACGCTGTAG
- a CDS encoding DUF805 domain-containing protein: MSESMPTPFECYLNAWRRYVDFNGRSRRREYWFFVLFNVLISIGLGIIDGIFGLGNMEMGVGLLSSLYGLAVLLPSLGYAVRRCHDIGRSGLWLLLLVIPFLGPLIILVFMLMDSEPGSNDFGPNPKGEETVEEV; encoded by the coding sequence ATGTCGGAATCCATGCCCACCCCGTTTGAGTGTTACTTGAATGCCTGGCGACGCTATGTCGATTTCAATGGGCGCTCACGTCGTCGCGAGTACTGGTTTTTTGTGCTGTTCAATGTGCTGATCAGTATTGGCTTGGGCATCATTGATGGCATCTTCGGGCTGGGCAATATGGAGATGGGTGTGGGGCTGCTCAGCTCACTGTACGGTTTGGCAGTATTGCTGCCGTCACTGGGCTATGCCGTGCGCCGCTGCCACGATATCGGCCGCAGTGGCTTGTGGCTGTTGCTGCTGGTCATTCCTTTTCTGGGGCCGCTGATTATTCTGGTTTTCATGCTGATGGACAGTGAACCGGGCAGCAATGACTTTGGCCCGAACCCCAAGGGAGAAGAGACGGTCGAGGAAGTCTAG
- a CDS encoding carbonic anhydrase, with protein sequence MDHVISGVAKFQKEVYPSKETTFRKLAEGQNPEVLFITCADSRIDPNLVTQTDPGELFICRNAGNIVPPHSNQTGGMTASIEFAVAALGVSHIVVCGHTDCGAVKGAINPEKLDSLPHVREWLGHCRAATEVVKERCGEDQLCLDHLEAVTQENVVLQMQHLRTHPAVAAKIATGRVALHGWIYNIKTGGVTCYNEESGEFEPMDSRYEAFSHKAAVTV encoded by the coding sequence GTGGATCACGTTATTTCCGGCGTTGCCAAGTTTCAGAAAGAAGTCTACCCCAGCAAAGAGACCACCTTCCGTAAACTGGCCGAAGGTCAGAACCCTGAAGTGCTGTTTATCACCTGTGCCGACTCGCGCATTGACCCCAATCTGGTGACACAAACAGACCCCGGCGAGCTGTTTATCTGTCGCAATGCGGGCAATATCGTTCCCCCTCACAGCAACCAGACGGGCGGCATGACTGCCTCTATCGAGTTCGCTGTTGCCGCACTGGGCGTGTCACATATCGTCGTCTGTGGCCACACGGACTGTGGCGCGGTTAAAGGCGCCATCAATCCCGAGAAACTGGACTCGCTGCCCCACGTTCGCGAGTGGCTGGGCCACTGCCGCGCCGCCACTGAGGTGGTAAAAGAGCGTTGCGGCGAGGACCAGCTCTGTCTTGACCACCTGGAAGCAGTGACCCAGGAAAACGTGGTTCTGCAAATGCAGCATCTGCGCACACACCCCGCCGTCGCCGCCAAGATTGCGACCGGGCGCGTCGCACTGCACGGCTGGATTTACAACATCAAAACCGGTGGTGTGACCTGCTACAACGAAGAAAGTGGTGAGTTCGAACCGATGGACTCTCGCTACGAAGCGTTTTCCCACAAAGCCGCTGTCACCGTCTAA
- a CDS encoding nitroreductase, producing MRVADAVKARRSIRGFKPDSVPEETLREILDIARHAPSNCNTQPWHVTVVSGDARKKLEDAIVTEILSGKAPSPAFKPGDAGLQGVYKERQYDCAMTYYGTMGIERHEKDKRQALMLKNWQFFGAPHVAFISMPTDMGPVNAVDIGIYLQTLMLLLVDYGLASIPQGALAFYPDPVMELAKLPDGHGIICGLSFGYEAEGEQINKVIMDRAPLEDTVTLIS from the coding sequence ATGCGCGTTGCTGACGCTGTAAAAGCCCGCCGCTCCATCCGCGGCTTCAAGCCCGACTCTGTGCCCGAGGAAACGCTGCGGGAAATCCTCGACATCGCCCGCCATGCACCGTCCAACTGCAACACCCAGCCCTGGCACGTCACCGTTGTTTCCGGTGACGCGCGCAAAAAGCTCGAAGACGCCATCGTCACCGAAATTCTCAGCGGCAAAGCGCCCTCACCCGCGTTCAAACCCGGCGATGCAGGACTGCAGGGCGTGTACAAAGAGCGTCAGTACGACTGCGCAATGACCTACTACGGCACCATGGGTATCGAGCGTCACGAAAAAGACAAACGTCAGGCTCTGATGCTGAAGAACTGGCAGTTCTTCGGCGCCCCCCATGTCGCCTTTATCTCCATGCCCACCGACATGGGGCCGGTCAATGCCGTCGATATCGGCATCTACCTGCAAACCCTCATGTTGCTGCTGGTCGACTACGGACTGGCAAGTATTCCCCAGGGCGCCCTGGCGTTCTATCCTGACCCGGTAATGGAGCTTGCCAAGCTGCCCGACGGGCACGGCATTATCTGCGGCCTGTCATTTGGCTATGAAGCCGAGGGCGAGCAGATCAATAAAGTGATTATGGATCGCGCGCCGCTGGAAGATACGGTTACGCTGATTTCCTGA
- a CDS encoding sulfite exporter TauE/SafE family protein has translation MNDLALYQYMLIGLIFIWSGIVRSGLGFGGAVLSLPFLLLVHNDPLVFLPLISVHLLIFSSITISLNHRKLKHSGYSQPGSVDWAYLWKILGIMIVPKLLGVVGLITLPGGILSAIIFAIVMVFSLGYIFNKPFRSNNRWVDALFLILGAYISGTSLIGAPLIIAVVAQHVAKERLRDTLFALWFILVTIKMAAFVWAGVDLQLRHHLWLLPCATIGHFIGLRVHDYMLRAETPLFFRVIGTVLFGVSIAGLWQSVF, from the coding sequence ATGAACGATCTCGCGCTGTACCAGTATATGCTCATTGGCCTGATTTTTATCTGGAGCGGGATTGTGCGCTCCGGACTGGGCTTTGGCGGCGCGGTATTGTCTTTGCCTTTTCTGCTGTTGGTACACAACGATCCGCTGGTCTTTCTGCCGCTGATCTCGGTGCATCTGCTGATCTTTTCCTCCATCACCATCAGCCTGAATCATCGCAAGCTGAAGCACAGCGGCTACTCGCAGCCGGGCTCGGTGGACTGGGCGTACCTGTGGAAAATTCTCGGCATTATGATTGTGCCCAAGCTGCTGGGCGTGGTCGGTTTGATTACCCTGCCGGGCGGCATACTCAGTGCGATTATTTTTGCGATCGTGATGGTATTTTCGCTGGGCTACATCTTTAACAAGCCGTTTCGCAGCAACAATCGCTGGGTCGACGCACTGTTTCTGATATTGGGTGCCTACATCAGCGGTACTTCGCTGATTGGCGCGCCGCTGATTATTGCGGTTGTTGCCCAGCATGTGGCGAAGGAGCGGCTGCGGGATACGCTGTTCGCCCTGTGGTTTATTCTGGTGACCATTAAAATGGCAGCCTTCGTGTGGGCGGGCGTCGACCTCCAGCTTCGTCATCACCTGTGGCTGTTACCCTGCGCGACGATTGGTCACTTTATTGGCCTGCGCGTCCACGACTATATGCTGCGCGCCGAAACCCCGTTGTTCTTCCGGGTTATCGGCACCGTTTTGTTCGGGGTCAGTATTGCGGGGCTGTGGCAGTCGGTTTTCTGA